Part of the Chromatiaceae bacterium genome is shown below.
TGCGTAGTCACGGCATCGAGCGCGACCGGAAGCTCTGGTCCTCCCGGGACGAGGGGGGCTGGTACTACGAGCAGACCGATCTGGGTTACAACTACCGAATGACCGACATCCAGGCTGCACTCGGTCTGAGTCAACTCGGCAAACTGGACGACTTCGTGATGGAAAGAAGGCACCTGGCCGCGCGATATGATCGCCTCCTCACCGATCTGCCACTGGTCCCTCCCATCCGGCATGAGCCGGACGATTCCGCCCGGCACCTGTATCCGGTGCGTCTGCACGGCGGAGCAGACGCGAGGCGCCGCGCCTACGATGCATTGCGTCGCGCCGGCATCGCGACCCAGGTGCACTACATTCCGGTCCACCGGCAGCCGTACTATCGAACGCGCGGATTCCGGAAGGGTGATTTCCCGGTGGCCGAGTCTTACTACGACGGCGCCTTGAGTCTCCCACTCTTTCCGGGGCTTACCGAAGTACAGCAGGATCACGTGGTCGCGACGCTGGGTGCGGCTCTGTGAGGCCGGTGCCGCCCGTGTCGGCCGGACGATCACGCCGCTGAGTACTTGGCCGAATGCTCAAGGTCATCGGACACCAGACCCTGTATCGTGAATCACGTTTTCACGCCGCCTTTCCGGCGCTGGCCAGATTCTCCGACGGGAGCCTGGTGGTCGCATTCCGCAGGGCCCGTGATGCGTTGTGGCTGTTGCCCAAACCCAGGCGTGAAGGTCTGAACCTGTTCGCCCGCATGGACCACATCGACAGCCGTTCGCATATCGTGCTGATGGCGCTCGATGCGCAGGGCAACCCCACCGATGCGCCGTTGGACCTGCTGCCGTTCAATCCCGAAGCGAGCGATCAGGATCCCTCGCTGTTGGTGCTGCCCGACGACAGTCTGTTCGTGGCGTCGTTCTCGTACTATCCGCTGTCGGCCGAGATCGGCGAGCTGCTGGGCGGGCGGGTCGAGAACCCCGAAATCCTTGGTGGTTGCCGCTATCTGCCATGGGGCAGTCATGCCTCGCTACGTGGTCGGGAGGTGGGCGACTGGCGGTTCCACCATCAGTTCGTCCAACCCGGCGGAGGCTATGGTGGCTACCGCGGGGTGGAGGACAGCCAACCCGTGGTCGGGGCAGTGCGCGGGCAGCCCGTTTGGTCGCGCGGCGAGATCCTGCTGCCCCTGTACTGGGGCATGCGCGAAGGCGCTGCGCTGTTCGCCAGCGACGACGCCGGTGTGACCTGGCAATTTCGTGGTCGGATCGCGGTGGATCGCGATGCCACCGTCACCTTTCAGGAGCCGGCGTTGTGTGCGACGCGGGAAGGCGGGCTGGTGTGCTTCCTGCGCACGGCGGATGCCGATGGAAGGCTTGCTACCACGGTATCGTCGGATGGCGTGACATGGAGCGAGCCGAGACTGCACGACGTGATCGGTCACCCGTTTCATCCGCTGCTGTTGGACGACGGGCGGGTGTTGCTGAGTTACGGTTACCGCGAAGAGCCCTACGGCGTTCGCGTCCGCGTGCTCGCCTCGCCGCTCGACGATCCCGGTGATGCCCCCGAACTGGTCGTCCGCAGCGACGGTCTGTGTCGCGATATCGGTTATCCATGGGGCGTGCAGTTGAGTGACGGCAGGGTCCTGCTTGCCTATTACTGGACGGATGCCAGCGGCATGCGGGGCATTGAGGCAACGTGGCTGGAGGTGTGACGGATATGCCTGGTGACCGGCCCACGACGGACCTCGAGATTGCGGGTTTGCGGTGCGGTGGGACACGCCCCCCGTTGCTGGTCGCCGAACTGTCGGGTAATCACGCCGGCCGACTGGCGCATGCGCTGGCGCTGATCGATGCCGCCGTCGACGCCGGTGCGGACCTGATCAAGATCCAGACCTACCGCCCCGATACGATCACGCTGGACTGCGATCGACCGGAGTTTCGGATCGACGACGGGCTCTGGCGGGGTCGGTCACTCTACGAGTTGTATGAGGAGGCGCACACGCCCTGGGAATGGCATCCGGCATTGTTCGCGCGCGCACGCGAACGCGGGGTGCCGCTGTTCAGTTCGCCTTTCGACCCCTCGGCGGTCGATCTGCTCGAGTCGCTCGACTGCCCGGCGTACAAGATCGCCTCGTTCGAACTGGTCGACATCGGGCTTCTGGAGCGCGTAGCGGCGACCGGCAAGCCGGTGATCCTGTCCACCGGTATGGCGACGCTGGCCGAGATCGACGAGGCACTCCAGGTGTTCGGAGGAAGGGCCGCCGGCCGGGTGGTGCTGCTGCATTGCACCAGCGCCTATCCGGCGCCTGTCGATGCAGCGAATCTGCGCTCACTGGACATGCTTCGCCGGCACTTCGCGGTCAACGTCGGGCTGTCCGATCACACGCAGGGGAACCTGGTCCCGATCGCCGCCGTTGCACTGGGTGCGTGCATGATCGAGAAGCACTTCGTGCTGGACCGCCGCGGCAATGCGATCGACGCGGCCTTTTCGCTCGAGCCGGCCGAGTTCAGCGAAATGGCCGACGCCTGTCGGACGGCCTGGCGGGCGCTCGGCGAAGCGCGGCGCGGGCCGGTCGCCGCCGAGCGGGCGCAGACTGCGCACCGGCGGTCGCTCTATGCGGTCGCGGACATACCCGCGGGCGCCATCATCACGGCGGGTGACGTGCGCTCGGTCCGGCCGGGTCTGGGGTTACACCCGCGCGAGCTGCGCCGCGTGATCGGCTGCGTCGCGAGGCAGGCGATACCGCGTGGCACACCGCTGGCCTGGGAACAGTTGGAGGTGCCGGCTGCACACGACGATGACTGAGTTGCGCGAACGGGCGGTCGCCTTCGTCGTGGCCCGCCTGTCGTCGTCCCGGCTGCCGCAGAAGCAGCTCAGACAGATCGGCGGCAAGTCCATCCTCGACTGGATCATGGACGAGCTCGGCGCCTGCCGTGAACTCGACCAGGTCGTCGTGGCCACGGTCGCCGAGCCAGACAACGTACCGCTGCGCGACCTGGCGGCGGCCCGTGGCTGGGAGTGTTTCTGGTACGACGGCGGGGTCGACGACGTCGTCGGGCGCCTGGTTGCGGCGGCGCACCGATACGACGCCGGCATCTGCCTGTTGATCAGCGCCGACTGCCCCCTGGTGCACGGTGCCTCGGTGGATCGGCTGGTCGCCCGGTTCCGTCGCCACCGCGATGCCGACTACCTGGTGCTCCCGCCGCGCGCACCCGGTCAGGTCCCGCTGCTGGAGGGCGTGCAGGTTGCGCGCCTCGACGCATGGCAACGCGCCGACGCCATGTCCGACAGACCGGAGCTTCGCGAACACCAGTTCCCGGTGATCTACCGCAATCCGGACCGGTTCCGGGCGGTCGATGCGACGCTCGACGCGGCGCTGTACGGGGACCGACACCGGATGAGCGTGGATACCTGGGCGGATCTCGAGTTCATGCAGACGCTCCATCAGCATCTGGCGGCGGATGGGCGGCCTTTCCAGCTGCCCGAGGCGGTCGCATTGCTGGATCGGAATCCGCAGCTC
Proteins encoded:
- a CDS encoding exo-alpha-sialidase; this encodes MLKVIGHQTLYRESRFHAAFPALARFSDGSLVVAFRRARDALWLLPKPRREGLNLFARMDHIDSRSHIVLMALDAQGNPTDAPLDLLPFNPEASDQDPSLLVLPDDSLFVASFSYYPLSAEIGELLGGRVENPEILGGCRYLPWGSHASLRGREVGDWRFHHQFVQPGGGYGGYRGVEDSQPVVGAVRGQPVWSRGEILLPLYWGMREGAALFASDDAGVTWQFRGRIAVDRDATVTFQEPALCATREGGLVCFLRTADADGRLATTVSSDGVTWSEPRLHDVIGHPFHPLLLDDGRVLLSYGYREEPYGVRVRVLASPLDDPGDAPELVVRSDGLCRDIGYPWGVQLSDGRVLLAYYWTDASGMRGIEATWLEV
- the pseI gene encoding pseudaminic acid synthase; translated protein: MPGDRPTTDLEIAGLRCGGTRPPLLVAELSGNHAGRLAHALALIDAAVDAGADLIKIQTYRPDTITLDCDRPEFRIDDGLWRGRSLYELYEEAHTPWEWHPALFARARERGVPLFSSPFDPSAVDLLESLDCPAYKIASFELVDIGLLERVAATGKPVILSTGMATLAEIDEALQVFGGRAAGRVVLLHCTSAYPAPVDAANLRSLDMLRRHFAVNVGLSDHTQGNLVPIAAVALGACMIEKHFVLDRRGNAIDAAFSLEPAEFSEMADACRTAWRALGEARRGPVAAERAQTAHRRSLYAVADIPAGAIITAGDVRSVRPGLGLHPRELRRVIGCVARQAIPRGTPLAWEQLEVPAAHDDD